In Megalopta genalis isolate 19385.01 chromosome 16, iyMegGena1_principal, whole genome shotgun sequence, the following are encoded in one genomic region:
- the LOC117224622 gene encoding facilitated trehalose transporter Tret1 isoform X1, protein MTGINEALVHSRKEGSSMDNIVSAPEEKACETTRTQWRQWLACISATLSMVAVGTVYGWTTTSLSRLTSDDADVPMKLTDDECSWLVSLTVIGSMIGPFAGAYLADRFGRKRCLMFSSVFFIVGWIIVLFAKTVVALYIARVLLGVGVGISYTANPMYISEVSDVNIRGALGTLTAVNVFTGSLLTCSIGPWVSYRVLAAVLLLIPILFVACFAWFPETPHFLVTKGCRTEASRSLAFFKGIRDVNEANRELYLIVRVPSETHKSRTSVSSTQSIQAIKHTWITRLKIMRLPNNMKALNIILGLVAAQQLSGNFSTMQYLQVLFDKAAVGIDSNVATILVLAVGLVSGGFATATVEGAGRRPLLMISCLGSFVTLGGLALYLMLEARGVDVSSVNFLSVVDVIAFQIAYQIGLGTLTNALVGELFSSDVKGVAGAIVTVFDGILGFTVSKLYQVIGDSLGSHTVYFFFSISCFLAFIMVAFFLPETKGKTYPEIQLLLNKKSDPSKKTEIVEDTAA, encoded by the exons ATGACAGGGATCAACGAGGCATTG GTTCATTCGCGAAAGGAGGGATCATCGATGGACAATATCGTGTCCGCGCCGGAAGaaaaagcatgcgaaactacgAGGACGCAATGGCGACAATGGTTAGCATGTATCTCTG CGACACTATCCATGGTGGCGGTCGGCACGGTATACGGATGGACAACCACTTCTCTGTCTCGGCTAACTTCTGACGATGCCGATGTGCCGATGAAACTAACAGACGACGAATGTTCGTGGCTCGTCTCCCTAACCGTGATCGGTTCTATGATCGGCCCGTTCGCGGGAGCCTATTTAGCCGACAGATTCGGTCGCAAACGTTGCCTCATGTTTTCGAGCGTGTTCTTCATCGTCGGTTGGATCATCGTGCTGTTCGCTAAAACCGTCGTAGCTTTGTACATCGCGCGAGTACTGCTCGGCGTGGGCGTCGGAATCTCTTACACCGCGAATCCCATGTACATCTCCGAAGTGTCCGACGTTAATATCAGAGGCGCGCTCGGTACTCTAACGGCGGTGAACGTCTTCACCGGGTCTCTGTTAACGTGCAGCATAGGGCCTTGGGTGTCTTATCGTGTTTTAGCAGCGGTCCTCTTGCTGATTCCGATCCTGTTCGTAGCCTGTTTCGCGTGGTTCCCCGAGACCCCTCACTTCTTGGTCACCAAGGGCTGCAGAACGGAAGCGTCCAGGTCCTTGGCATTTTTCAAGGGCATCCGCGACGTCAACGAGGCGAACAGGGAGCTGTACTTAATCGTGCGAGTGCCCTCCGAAACGCACAAGTCCCGCACCTCGGTGAGCTCGACCCAGAGCATACAGGCGATCAAGCACACTTGGATAACTAGGTTGAAAATCATGCGGTTGCCGAACAACATGAAAGCTCTGAACATTATTCTCGGCCTGGTGGCAGCCCAGCAACTCAGCGGGAATTTCAGCACGATGCAATATCTGCAAGTCCTCTTCGACAAGGCCGCGGTTGGGATCGACTCGAACGTGGCGACCATTCTGGTTTTGGCCGTCGGGCTCGTTTCCGGCGGTTTCGCCACCGCGACGGTGGAAGGAGCCGGAAGGCGGCCGCTCCTAATGATCTCCTGCCTGGGATCGTTCGTCACTTTGGGCGGTCTCGCGTTATATTTGATGCTCGAGGCGCGGGGCGTCGACGTCTCCTCGGTGAACTTCCTTTCCGTGGTCGACGTGATCGCCTTCCAAATTGCTTATCAAATCGGCCTGGGTACTTTGACCAACGCTCTCGTCGGCGAGCTGTTTTCCTCCGACGTGAAAGGCGTCGCCGGCGCCATCGTCACCGTTTTCGACGGAATACTCGGCTTCACCGTCTCGAAGCTGTATCAAGTGATCGGCGACAGCCTCGGTTCCCACACGGTTTACTTCTTCTTCTCGATATCCTGTTTCCTCGCGTTCATAATGGTGGCGTTCTTTCTGCCAGAAACGAAAGGTAAGACTTACCCCGAAATTCAATTGCTTCTCAATAAGAAAAGCGATCCGAGCAAGAAAACAGAGATCGTGGAAGACACCGCGGCGTAA
- the LOC117224622 gene encoding facilitated trehalose transporter Tret1 isoform X4 — MDNIVSAPEEKACETTRTQWRQWLACISATLSMVAVGTVYGWTTTSLSRLTSDDADVPMKLTDDECSWLVSLTVIGSMIGPFAGAYLADRFGRKRCLMFSSVFFIVGWIIVLFAKTVVALYIARVLLGVGVGISYTANPMYISEVSDVNIRGALGTLTAVNVFTGSLLTCSIGPWVSYRVLAAVLLLIPILFVACFAWFPETPHFLVTKGCRTEASRSLAFFKGIRDVNEANRELYLIVRVPSETHKSRTSVSSTQSIQAIKHTWITRLKIMRLPNNMKALNIILGLVAAQQLSGNFSTMQYLQVLFDKAAVGIDSNVATILVLAVGLVSGGFATATVEGAGRRPLLMISCLGSFVTLGGLALYLMLEARGVDVSSVNFLSVVDVIAFQIAYQIGLGTLTNALVGELFSSDVKGVAGAIVTVFDGILGFTVSKLYQVIGDSLGSHTVYFFFSISCFLAFIMVAFFLPETKGKTYPEIQLLLNKKSDPSKKTEIVEDTAA, encoded by the exons ATGGACAATATCGTGTCCGCGCCGGAAGaaaaagcatgcgaaactacgAGGACGCAATGGCGACAATGGTTAGCATGTATCTCTG CGACACTATCCATGGTGGCGGTCGGCACGGTATACGGATGGACAACCACTTCTCTGTCTCGGCTAACTTCTGACGATGCCGATGTGCCGATGAAACTAACAGACGACGAATGTTCGTGGCTCGTCTCCCTAACCGTGATCGGTTCTATGATCGGCCCGTTCGCGGGAGCCTATTTAGCCGACAGATTCGGTCGCAAACGTTGCCTCATGTTTTCGAGCGTGTTCTTCATCGTCGGTTGGATCATCGTGCTGTTCGCTAAAACCGTCGTAGCTTTGTACATCGCGCGAGTACTGCTCGGCGTGGGCGTCGGAATCTCTTACACCGCGAATCCCATGTACATCTCCGAAGTGTCCGACGTTAATATCAGAGGCGCGCTCGGTACTCTAACGGCGGTGAACGTCTTCACCGGGTCTCTGTTAACGTGCAGCATAGGGCCTTGGGTGTCTTATCGTGTTTTAGCAGCGGTCCTCTTGCTGATTCCGATCCTGTTCGTAGCCTGTTTCGCGTGGTTCCCCGAGACCCCTCACTTCTTGGTCACCAAGGGCTGCAGAACGGAAGCGTCCAGGTCCTTGGCATTTTTCAAGGGCATCCGCGACGTCAACGAGGCGAACAGGGAGCTGTACTTAATCGTGCGAGTGCCCTCCGAAACGCACAAGTCCCGCACCTCGGTGAGCTCGACCCAGAGCATACAGGCGATCAAGCACACTTGGATAACTAGGTTGAAAATCATGCGGTTGCCGAACAACATGAAAGCTCTGAACATTATTCTCGGCCTGGTGGCAGCCCAGCAACTCAGCGGGAATTTCAGCACGATGCAATATCTGCAAGTCCTCTTCGACAAGGCCGCGGTTGGGATCGACTCGAACGTGGCGACCATTCTGGTTTTGGCCGTCGGGCTCGTTTCCGGCGGTTTCGCCACCGCGACGGTGGAAGGAGCCGGAAGGCGGCCGCTCCTAATGATCTCCTGCCTGGGATCGTTCGTCACTTTGGGCGGTCTCGCGTTATATTTGATGCTCGAGGCGCGGGGCGTCGACGTCTCCTCGGTGAACTTCCTTTCCGTGGTCGACGTGATCGCCTTCCAAATTGCTTATCAAATCGGCCTGGGTACTTTGACCAACGCTCTCGTCGGCGAGCTGTTTTCCTCCGACGTGAAAGGCGTCGCCGGCGCCATCGTCACCGTTTTCGACGGAATACTCGGCTTCACCGTCTCGAAGCTGTATCAAGTGATCGGCGACAGCCTCGGTTCCCACACGGTTTACTTCTTCTTCTCGATATCCTGTTTCCTCGCGTTCATAATGGTGGCGTTCTTTCTGCCAGAAACGAAAGGTAAGACTTACCCCGAAATTCAATTGCTTCTCAATAAGAAAAGCGATCCGAGCAAGAAAACAGAGATCGTGGAAGACACCGCGGCGTAA
- the LOC117224622 gene encoding facilitated trehalose transporter Tret1 isoform X2, which yields MNVHSRKEGSSMDNIVSAPEEKACETTRTQWRQWLACISATLSMVAVGTVYGWTTTSLSRLTSDDADVPMKLTDDECSWLVSLTVIGSMIGPFAGAYLADRFGRKRCLMFSSVFFIVGWIIVLFAKTVVALYIARVLLGVGVGISYTANPMYISEVSDVNIRGALGTLTAVNVFTGSLLTCSIGPWVSYRVLAAVLLLIPILFVACFAWFPETPHFLVTKGCRTEASRSLAFFKGIRDVNEANRELYLIVRVPSETHKSRTSVSSTQSIQAIKHTWITRLKIMRLPNNMKALNIILGLVAAQQLSGNFSTMQYLQVLFDKAAVGIDSNVATILVLAVGLVSGGFATATVEGAGRRPLLMISCLGSFVTLGGLALYLMLEARGVDVSSVNFLSVVDVIAFQIAYQIGLGTLTNALVGELFSSDVKGVAGAIVTVFDGILGFTVSKLYQVIGDSLGSHTVYFFFSISCFLAFIMVAFFLPETKGKTYPEIQLLLNKKSDPSKKTEIVEDTAA from the exons ATGAAT GTTCATTCGCGAAAGGAGGGATCATCGATGGACAATATCGTGTCCGCGCCGGAAGaaaaagcatgcgaaactacgAGGACGCAATGGCGACAATGGTTAGCATGTATCTCTG CGACACTATCCATGGTGGCGGTCGGCACGGTATACGGATGGACAACCACTTCTCTGTCTCGGCTAACTTCTGACGATGCCGATGTGCCGATGAAACTAACAGACGACGAATGTTCGTGGCTCGTCTCCCTAACCGTGATCGGTTCTATGATCGGCCCGTTCGCGGGAGCCTATTTAGCCGACAGATTCGGTCGCAAACGTTGCCTCATGTTTTCGAGCGTGTTCTTCATCGTCGGTTGGATCATCGTGCTGTTCGCTAAAACCGTCGTAGCTTTGTACATCGCGCGAGTACTGCTCGGCGTGGGCGTCGGAATCTCTTACACCGCGAATCCCATGTACATCTCCGAAGTGTCCGACGTTAATATCAGAGGCGCGCTCGGTACTCTAACGGCGGTGAACGTCTTCACCGGGTCTCTGTTAACGTGCAGCATAGGGCCTTGGGTGTCTTATCGTGTTTTAGCAGCGGTCCTCTTGCTGATTCCGATCCTGTTCGTAGCCTGTTTCGCGTGGTTCCCCGAGACCCCTCACTTCTTGGTCACCAAGGGCTGCAGAACGGAAGCGTCCAGGTCCTTGGCATTTTTCAAGGGCATCCGCGACGTCAACGAGGCGAACAGGGAGCTGTACTTAATCGTGCGAGTGCCCTCCGAAACGCACAAGTCCCGCACCTCGGTGAGCTCGACCCAGAGCATACAGGCGATCAAGCACACTTGGATAACTAGGTTGAAAATCATGCGGTTGCCGAACAACATGAAAGCTCTGAACATTATTCTCGGCCTGGTGGCAGCCCAGCAACTCAGCGGGAATTTCAGCACGATGCAATATCTGCAAGTCCTCTTCGACAAGGCCGCGGTTGGGATCGACTCGAACGTGGCGACCATTCTGGTTTTGGCCGTCGGGCTCGTTTCCGGCGGTTTCGCCACCGCGACGGTGGAAGGAGCCGGAAGGCGGCCGCTCCTAATGATCTCCTGCCTGGGATCGTTCGTCACTTTGGGCGGTCTCGCGTTATATTTGATGCTCGAGGCGCGGGGCGTCGACGTCTCCTCGGTGAACTTCCTTTCCGTGGTCGACGTGATCGCCTTCCAAATTGCTTATCAAATCGGCCTGGGTACTTTGACCAACGCTCTCGTCGGCGAGCTGTTTTCCTCCGACGTGAAAGGCGTCGCCGGCGCCATCGTCACCGTTTTCGACGGAATACTCGGCTTCACCGTCTCGAAGCTGTATCAAGTGATCGGCGACAGCCTCGGTTCCCACACGGTTTACTTCTTCTTCTCGATATCCTGTTTCCTCGCGTTCATAATGGTGGCGTTCTTTCTGCCAGAAACGAAAGGTAAGACTTACCCCGAAATTCAATTGCTTCTCAATAAGAAAAGCGATCCGAGCAAGAAAACAGAGATCGTGGAAGACACCGCGGCGTAA
- the LOC117224622 gene encoding facilitated trehalose transporter Tret1 isoform X3, producing MTGINEALVHSRKEGSSMDNIVSAPEEKACETTRTQWRQWLACISATLSMVAVGTVYGWTTTSLSRLTSDDADVPMKLTDDECSWLVSLTVIGSMIGPFAGAYLADRFGRKRCLMFSSVFFIVGWIIVLFAKTVVALYIARVLLGVGVGISYTANPMYISEVSDVNIRGALGTLTAVNVFTGSLLTCSIGPWVSYRVLAAVLLLIPILFVACFAWFPETPHFLVTKGCRTEASRSLAFFKGIRDVNEANRELYLIVRVPSETHKSRTSVSSTQSIQAIKHTWITRLKIMRLPNNMKALNIILGLVAAQQLSGNFSTMQYLQVLFDKAAVGIDSNVATILVLAVGLVSGGFATATVEGAGRRPLLMISCLGSFVTLGGLALYLMLEARGVDVSSVNFLSVVDVIAFQIAYQIGLGTLTNALVGELFSSDVKGVAGAIVTVFDGILGFTVSKLYQVIGDSLGSHTVYFFFSISCFLAFIMVAFFLPETKANWREADGGEIQRHPWHPP from the exons ATGACAGGGATCAACGAGGCATTG GTTCATTCGCGAAAGGAGGGATCATCGATGGACAATATCGTGTCCGCGCCGGAAGaaaaagcatgcgaaactacgAGGACGCAATGGCGACAATGGTTAGCATGTATCTCTG CGACACTATCCATGGTGGCGGTCGGCACGGTATACGGATGGACAACCACTTCTCTGTCTCGGCTAACTTCTGACGATGCCGATGTGCCGATGAAACTAACAGACGACGAATGTTCGTGGCTCGTCTCCCTAACCGTGATCGGTTCTATGATCGGCCCGTTCGCGGGAGCCTATTTAGCCGACAGATTCGGTCGCAAACGTTGCCTCATGTTTTCGAGCGTGTTCTTCATCGTCGGTTGGATCATCGTGCTGTTCGCTAAAACCGTCGTAGCTTTGTACATCGCGCGAGTACTGCTCGGCGTGGGCGTCGGAATCTCTTACACCGCGAATCCCATGTACATCTCCGAAGTGTCCGACGTTAATATCAGAGGCGCGCTCGGTACTCTAACGGCGGTGAACGTCTTCACCGGGTCTCTGTTAACGTGCAGCATAGGGCCTTGGGTGTCTTATCGTGTTTTAGCAGCGGTCCTCTTGCTGATTCCGATCCTGTTCGTAGCCTGTTTCGCGTGGTTCCCCGAGACCCCTCACTTCTTGGTCACCAAGGGCTGCAGAACGGAAGCGTCCAGGTCCTTGGCATTTTTCAAGGGCATCCGCGACGTCAACGAGGCGAACAGGGAGCTGTACTTAATCGTGCGAGTGCCCTCCGAAACGCACAAGTCCCGCACCTCGGTGAGCTCGACCCAGAGCATACAGGCGATCAAGCACACTTGGATAACTAGGTTGAAAATCATGCGGTTGCCGAACAACATGAAAGCTCTGAACATTATTCTCGGCCTGGTGGCAGCCCAGCAACTCAGCGGGAATTTCAGCACGATGCAATATCTGCAAGTCCTCTTCGACAAGGCCGCGGTTGGGATCGACTCGAACGTGGCGACCATTCTGGTTTTGGCCGTCGGGCTCGTTTCCGGCGGTTTCGCCACCGCGACGGTGGAAGGAGCCGGAAGGCGGCCGCTCCTAATGATCTCCTGCCTGGGATCGTTCGTCACTTTGGGCGGTCTCGCGTTATATTTGATGCTCGAGGCGCGGGGCGTCGACGTCTCCTCGGTGAACTTCCTTTCCGTGGTCGACGTGATCGCCTTCCAAATTGCTTATCAAATCGGCCTGGGTACTTTGACCAACGCTCTCGTCGGCGAGCTGTTTTCCTCCGACGTGAAAGGCGTCGCCGGCGCCATCGTCACCGTTTTCGACGGAATACTCGGCTTCACCGTCTCGAAGCTGTATCAAGTGATCGGCGACAGCCTCGGTTCCCACACGGTTTACTTCTTCTTCTCGATATCCTGTTTCCTCGCGTTCATAATGGTGGCGTTCTTTCTGCCAGAAACGAAAG CAAATTGGCGCGAGGCCGACGGTGGGGAAATCCAACGGCACCCATGGCATCCTCCCTGA